One genomic segment of Allocatelliglobosispora scoriae includes these proteins:
- a CDS encoding FHA domain-containing protein, producing the protein MCALPTVVGREGAAVAVDDRSVSRRHAQLEFVGTDLVISDLGSTNGTFVNDERVTRHVLVPGDRVRVGRYELTWMLLDLNSTILFDGSQPTMLRPAARTDAVLPSVELPSTSLLNLVPPPSAARPSIAARRVLEAAEAHNRQVGHELDGFLSLAHGFLPAEPPLLAFPDSHRAWDEMTDRLPELFRRLTVRRAFDAMPVLDARPEALPDRYLLRASTLLGVFAHAYQYMAIDPPTALPDSLLRPWTTVSHRLGKKTPAVSYIDLFFYNWRLRDPAGPRALDNMDLLVPTWNNAAERVFYLVTTEFAMGLTPVLGAMLSAQEAVVADDPAALESSLLVILDRLQHVTQAIYPQIDPNPRSRYPLDQVLWAKTVGTAGVPIFDGAPSPSGTAQPQIHALDAFLERRDYGSLVGQQSTYLAGFFPRHWQELVAALREVSVRQYVEDTRSSSLRGVYNAVLDSYVGDRGWMGLHRVKAYGFLEVAFKVGRQVTTGARFTGLFKDRTWDKVDDELAVVREERRPPVGAPVVFGTARRGRVVTGESGAWTCYLEIDVAGQGVHHLPGDRVGVLAENDDELVRRTVAALQATGDELVPLTPKWRAAVACREGYGEVDVLPLRTLVRFARIRPIGREVAKRLVKLTAVGAWQRIVDARMEDQWELWDTLNLLYAGGYDVSRLWKADASENDAFCMVVPPEPFRLYSIASAPPPGTPATTLQLVVSGLDYTSARTPWSYAQKRQGTASHFLRRASLEGQRGLSLQIVSTPRFRLPADPSRPVVMFAAGSGIAPFLGFVAARTGAGENRLYLGIRTPEEFVERADLDAAAASGRLDFSVAFSQADAAIAFNGQRHVVGAGQRRRVDDMIRAEADALWGLLQPIEEGGRGAFVYVCGSSRFAVSVLQALTEIVPGDGREFLRQLVADGRLAQDVFTTYLGHAQQTPRFEVSDLVQHDTPDAGYWMAIGGAVIDVSEFIHLHIGGPHLVRNYVGMDATAAYRKVLHHAHAEIDSQLSMYQIGHLRRLQFGARWGVVLTEDGLHSLPLEELFRTWVRFVYMLVSMGNALTADYGFTASVSTLGEDPRDLTPFKAQYVIEGHRRFLVSYLDGLVHNDLRTLWQLTVGFCDPQLDIRSFDAELAAMSAQPDVALVRQSVSAVKELLLADDDLRRVTALCRTYAHADVQLLRDLKTAVLAGIRAFEIHEAEVVELAGATLLNATREALAAVSAYYQRLAGQTRGHGITATDGAVEEAIPVDRGLPGHGGPLLLPE; encoded by the coding sequence GTGTGCGCCCTGCCGACCGTGGTCGGCAGGGAGGGCGCAGCGGTGGCGGTGGACGACCGCAGCGTCTCCCGGCGCCACGCGCAGCTCGAGTTCGTCGGCACCGACCTGGTGATCAGCGATCTCGGCAGCACCAACGGCACCTTCGTGAACGACGAGCGGGTGACGCGCCACGTGCTCGTCCCCGGGGACCGCGTCCGGGTCGGCCGGTACGAGCTGACGTGGATGCTCCTCGACCTGAACTCGACGATCCTCTTCGACGGATCCCAGCCGACCATGCTGCGCCCGGCGGCGAGAACGGACGCGGTCCTCCCGAGCGTGGAGCTGCCGAGCACCTCGCTGCTCAACCTGGTGCCACCGCCGAGCGCGGCGCGGCCGAGCATCGCCGCCCGACGGGTGCTGGAGGCCGCCGAGGCGCACAACCGGCAGGTCGGGCACGAGCTCGACGGATTCCTGTCGCTCGCACACGGATTCCTGCCCGCCGAACCGCCGCTGCTGGCCTTCCCGGACTCGCACCGGGCCTGGGACGAGATGACCGACCGGCTTCCGGAGCTGTTCCGGCGGCTGACGGTACGCCGGGCGTTCGACGCGATGCCGGTGCTCGACGCCAGGCCCGAAGCGCTGCCCGACCGCTACCTGCTGCGCGCGTCGACCCTGCTCGGCGTCTTCGCCCACGCCTATCAGTACATGGCGATCGATCCGCCGACCGCGCTGCCCGACTCGCTGCTGCGACCGTGGACCACGGTCTCGCACCGGCTGGGCAAGAAGACCCCGGCGGTCTCCTACATCGATCTGTTCTTCTACAACTGGCGGCTGCGCGATCCGGCCGGCCCGCGGGCGCTGGACAACATGGACCTGCTCGTGCCGACCTGGAACAACGCGGCCGAGCGGGTGTTCTACCTGGTCACCACCGAATTCGCGATGGGGCTCACCCCGGTCCTGGGCGCCATGCTGAGCGCGCAGGAGGCCGTGGTCGCCGACGACCCGGCCGCCCTGGAGAGCTCGCTGCTGGTGATCCTCGACCGGCTGCAGCACGTCACCCAGGCCATCTACCCGCAGATCGATCCCAACCCCCGCTCGCGATACCCCCTCGACCAGGTGCTGTGGGCCAAGACGGTCGGCACCGCCGGTGTCCCGATCTTCGACGGCGCACCGAGCCCGAGCGGCACCGCGCAACCGCAGATCCACGCGCTGGACGCGTTTCTGGAGCGCCGGGACTACGGCTCGCTGGTCGGGCAGCAGAGCACCTACCTCGCCGGGTTCTTCCCGCGGCACTGGCAGGAGCTGGTGGCGGCGCTGCGCGAGGTGTCGGTGCGCCAGTATGTCGAGGACACCCGCAGCAGCAGTCTGCGCGGCGTCTACAACGCCGTTCTCGACTCCTACGTGGGCGACCGCGGCTGGATGGGACTGCACCGCGTCAAGGCGTACGGCTTCCTCGAGGTGGCGTTCAAGGTCGGCCGGCAGGTGACCACCGGCGCCCGGTTCACCGGCTTGTTCAAGGACCGGACCTGGGACAAGGTCGACGACGAGCTGGCCGTCGTCCGGGAGGAGCGCCGCCCGCCGGTGGGCGCGCCGGTGGTGTTCGGGACCGCCCGTCGGGGCCGGGTCGTGACCGGCGAATCCGGCGCCTGGACCTGCTATCTGGAGATCGACGTCGCCGGGCAGGGCGTGCACCACCTCCCCGGCGACCGGGTCGGTGTGCTGGCCGAGAACGACGACGAGCTGGTGCGCCGGACGGTCGCCGCCCTGCAGGCCACCGGCGACGAGCTGGTGCCGCTCACCCCGAAGTGGCGGGCGGCGGTGGCCTGCCGGGAGGGCTACGGCGAGGTCGACGTGCTGCCGCTGCGGACGCTGGTGCGATTCGCCCGGATCCGGCCGATCGGCCGCGAAGTGGCCAAGCGGCTGGTGAAGCTGACGGCCGTCGGTGCCTGGCAGCGGATCGTGGACGCCCGCATGGAGGACCAGTGGGAGCTGTGGGACACCCTCAACCTGCTCTACGCGGGCGGGTATGACGTCTCCCGGCTCTGGAAGGCCGATGCGAGCGAGAACGACGCGTTCTGCATGGTGGTTCCGCCGGAGCCGTTCCGCCTCTACTCGATCGCGTCCGCCCCGCCGCCCGGCACACCGGCCACCACGCTGCAACTCGTGGTCTCCGGCCTCGACTACACCTCCGCCCGCACACCGTGGTCGTACGCGCAGAAGCGGCAGGGCACGGCGTCGCACTTCCTGCGCCGGGCGAGCCTCGAGGGTCAGCGCGGGCTGTCGCTGCAGATCGTCTCCACACCGCGGTTCCGGCTTCCGGCCGATCCGTCCCGTCCCGTCGTCATGTTCGCGGCCGGCTCCGGGATCGCACCGTTCCTCGGGTTCGTCGCCGCGCGCACCGGAGCCGGCGAGAACCGGCTCTATCTGGGGATCCGGACACCGGAGGAGTTCGTCGAGCGTGCCGACCTGGACGCGGCGGCGGCCTCGGGCCGGCTGGACTTCTCCGTCGCGTTCTCCCAGGCCGATGCCGCCATCGCCTTCAACGGCCAGCGCCACGTCGTGGGGGCCGGGCAGCGACGACGGGTCGACGACATGATCCGCGCCGAAGCGGACGCGCTCTGGGGGCTGCTGCAGCCCATCGAGGAGGGCGGCCGAGGCGCATTCGTCTACGTGTGCGGCAGCTCGCGGTTCGCCGTCTCCGTACTCCAGGCGTTGACCGAGATCGTGCCCGGCGACGGCCGCGAGTTCCTCCGCCAGCTGGTGGCGGACGGGCGTCTCGCCCAGGACGTGTTCACCACCTATCTGGGCCACGCGCAGCAGACGCCCCGCTTCGAGGTCTCGGACCTGGTGCAGCACGACACCCCCGACGCGGGCTACTGGATGGCGATCGGCGGCGCGGTGATCGACGTCAGCGAATTCATCCACCTGCACATCGGCGGGCCGCACCTCGTCCGCAACTACGTCGGGATGGACGCGACCGCGGCCTATCGGAAGGTGCTGCACCACGCGCACGCCGAGATCGACTCCCAGCTGTCGATGTACCAGATCGGCCACCTGCGGCGGCTGCAGTTCGGCGCCCGCTGGGGGGTGGTGCTCACCGAGGACGGCCTGCACTCGCTCCCGCTGGAAGAGCTGTTCCGGACCTGGGTGCGGTTCGTCTACATGCTGGTCTCCATGGGCAATGCGCTGACCGCCGACTACGGGTTCACCGCGTCGGTCAGCACCCTGGGCGAGGACCCCCGGGATCTCACCCCCTTCAAGGCGCAGTACGTCATCGAGGGGCACCGCCGTTTCCTGGTCAGCTACCTGGACGGGCTGGTGCACAACGACCTGCGCACCCTGTGGCAGCTCACGGTCGGCTTCTGCGACCCGCAGCTGGACATCCGTTCCTTCGACGCCGAGCTCGCCGCGATGTCGGCGCAGCCGGACGTCGCCCTGGTGCGGCAATCCGTCTCGGCCGTCAAGGAGCTGCTGCTGGCGGACGACGACCTGCGGCGGGTCACCGCGCTGTGCCGCACCTACGCACACGCCGACGTCCAGCTGCTACGCGACCTGAAGACCGCGGTGCTGGCGGGGATCCGGGCGTTCGAGATCCACGAGGCCGAGGTCGTCGAGCTCGCGGGAGCCACGCTGCTGAACGCGACACGAGAGGCGCTCGCCGCGGTCTCGGCGTATTACCAGCGGCTCGCCGGGCAGACCCGCGGTCACGGCATCACCGCCACCGACGGTGCGGTCGAGGAGGCGATCCCGGTCGACCGGGGCCTGCCCGGCCACGGCGGGCCGCTGCTGCTTCCCGAGTAA
- a CDS encoding CBS domain-containing protein translates to MTAFPAYIRLGATIRRAAEVVSVSEVGQLMVLDHEGRFVGSLSEEDLVRAVLPGFDDVTAGGGTLADAFRIFLERGRVLADRVVDPLVVRDAATVRSTDELARAAIVMIDRGIRRLPVVDDGKLVGTLSRADLCRAVIYHS, encoded by the coding sequence ATGACGGCGTTTCCTGCGTATATACGGCTCGGCGCGACCATCCGGCGGGCTGCCGAGGTGGTCAGTGTGTCGGAGGTCGGCCAGCTGATGGTCCTGGACCATGAGGGCCGGTTCGTCGGATCACTGTCCGAAGAGGACCTGGTGCGGGCCGTGCTGCCCGGTTTCGACGACGTCACCGCCGGCGGCGGCACGCTCGCCGACGCGTTCCGGATCTTCCTGGAGCGGGGCCGCGTCCTCGCCGACCGCGTCGTGGACCCCCTCGTCGTCCGCGACGCGGCGACGGTCCGCTCGACCGACGAGCTCGCCCGTGCGGCGATCGTCATGATCGACCGCGGGATCCGACGGCTTCCCGTCGTCGACGACGGGAAGCTCGTGGGCACGCTGTCCCGGGCCGATCTGTGCCGAGCGGTGATCTACCATTCCTGA
- a CDS encoding beta-ketoacyl [acyl carrier protein] synthase domain-containing protein encodes MPEPAPPAPVAIIGAACRTAGADSVAELWQLSTQGRRMAGPIPDDRLTGWPDDLPASLRPYGFLLDGIDRFDAELFELSPRAAAWTDPQHRLMLELSWRTLEDAGVTPDELRGADVGVFAGGINADYRELMFLTRRGDSCVPQGTFSTFLANRISYFYDWRGLSMVVDTACSASLTALVLAVRALRQGDLPLALVGSANIICNGFGLSTSVRGRLLSPSGESVSFDAGADGYIRGEGGGCVLLKLLDRAVADGDRIVGVIRGAEVSHDGRAGGSTAPDPYTQGELILRAAARAGVDPATIGYLEAHGTGTPVGDPVEVHGVVDALGRHPGGMPSAAGGPGGKLWVGSVKSNVGHLEGAAGIVGLIRATQVLAHGLIPPVAGLRRVNPAIDTGGAPVEIAAEIVEWPDGPVPRRAGVSSYGLGGSNAHVLLEQPPAGYRPRREPIAPRPFRHRSHWFDRTNRPTTPPEPTRSTHTDVR; translated from the coding sequence ATGCCGGAACCCGCACCCCCCGCACCCGTCGCGATCATCGGTGCGGCCTGCCGTACCGCCGGTGCCGACAGCGTCGCGGAGCTGTGGCAGCTGTCCACACAGGGCCGCCGGATGGCGGGTCCGATCCCCGACGACCGGCTGACCGGCTGGCCCGACGACCTCCCCGCATCGCTGCGTCCGTACGGGTTCCTCCTCGACGGCATCGACCGGTTCGACGCCGAACTGTTCGAGCTCTCGCCGAGGGCCGCGGCGTGGACCGATCCGCAGCACCGGCTGATGCTGGAGCTGAGCTGGCGGACCCTGGAGGACGCGGGTGTGACGCCGGACGAGCTCCGCGGTGCCGACGTGGGCGTCTTCGCCGGCGGCATCAACGCCGACTACCGGGAGCTGATGTTCCTCACGCGCCGGGGCGACAGCTGCGTCCCGCAGGGCACCTTCAGCACCTTCCTCGCCAACCGGATCTCCTACTTCTACGACTGGCGCGGCCTGAGCATGGTGGTCGACACCGCCTGCTCGGCCAGCCTCACCGCGCTGGTCCTCGCCGTGCGCGCGCTGCGCCAGGGCGACCTGCCGCTGGCGCTCGTCGGTTCGGCCAACATCATCTGCAACGGGTTCGGCCTGTCCACCTCGGTACGCGGGCGGCTGCTGTCGCCCAGCGGCGAGTCGGTGTCGTTCGACGCGGGCGCCGACGGCTACATCCGCGGCGAGGGCGGTGGCTGCGTGCTGCTCAAGCTCCTGGACCGCGCGGTCGCCGACGGGGACCGGATCGTCGGGGTGATCCGGGGTGCCGAGGTCAGCCACGACGGGCGGGCCGGCGGTTCGACCGCTCCCGACCCGTACACCCAGGGTGAACTGATCCTGCGGGCCGCGGCCCGCGCGGGCGTCGACCCGGCGACCATCGGCTATCTGGAGGCCCACGGCACGGGAACGCCGGTGGGCGACCCGGTCGAGGTGCACGGCGTGGTGGATGCGCTGGGGCGCCATCCCGGCGGTATGCCGTCGGCGGCGGGCGGTCCCGGCGGGAAGCTGTGGGTCGGCTCGGTCAAGTCCAATGTGGGCCATCTCGAGGGTGCCGCCGGCATCGTCGGGCTGATCCGGGCGACCCAGGTCCTCGCGCACGGCCTCATCCCGCCCGTCGCCGGGCTGCGGCGGGTGAACCCGGCCATCGACACCGGCGGCGCACCCGTCGAGATCGCCGCCGAGATCGTCGAGTGGCCGGACGGTCCGGTGCCTCGGCGAGCCGGGGTGAGCTCCTACGGCCTGGGCGGCTCCAACGCCCACGTGCTGCTGGAACAGCCGCCCGCCGGATACCGGCCCCGACGCGAGCCCATCGCGCCCCGCCCGTTCCGGCACCGATCCCACTGGTTCGACCGGACGAACCGGCCCACCACACCACCGGAACCGACGAGGAGCACACACACCGATGTCCGATGA
- a CDS encoding phosphopantetheine-binding protein, whose product MSDDQQTQIRTMIRSALAEILYEDLEDIDDDEDFSDLGLDSILGVELVTKINKAYGLTEVIQVLYAKPTVTALTAHLVEQVSASSDTSADEVFATVRRHVLRALPTVDAGAVVPGASLADLGADSLDRADIALGVAEEYGVVVPAEAFAAVTDLRGLADVVRLQRAARVS is encoded by the coding sequence ATGTCCGATGACCAGCAGACCCAGATCCGCACCATGATCCGCTCCGCCCTCGCGGAGATCCTCTACGAGGACCTGGAAGACATCGACGACGACGAGGACTTCTCCGACCTGGGGCTCGACTCGATCCTCGGCGTCGAGCTCGTGACGAAGATCAACAAGGCGTACGGGCTCACCGAGGTGATCCAGGTGCTCTACGCGAAGCCGACCGTGACCGCCCTGACCGCGCACCTCGTCGAGCAGGTCTCGGCGAGCTCGGACACCAGCGCCGACGAGGTCTTCGCCACCGTGCGCCGGCACGTGCTGCGGGCGCTGCCGACCGTCGACGCGGGCGCTGTCGTCCCCGGCGCCAGCCTCGCCGACCTCGGCGCGGACTCCCTGGACCGGGCCGACATCGCCCTGGGCGTCGCCGAGGAGTACGGCGTGGTCGTTCCCGCGGAGGCGTTCGCCGCCGTCACCGATCTGCGGGGCCTGGCGGACGTGGTCCGGCTCCAGCGCGCGGCACGCGTCTCATGA
- a CDS encoding beta-ketoacyl synthase N-terminal-like domain-containing protein: MTTVSPHQVVITGAAVVNTLADDLASFTEALRQGRTAITVRDGDPPVAGAWLTDFSVAQWAARAAPDAAGALRAATRRCAPPATTAACVALAACRDAGLSPERISAAALVVAGNNLALAYHSGAWSQFRDDPGQTRATHVLRYPDSDTIGVVSEVLGLRGEGLTVGAASASAAVAVIAAARLIAAGTVRTCVVVAPLAELSELEFAAFMQAGAMASPQAGVPPAELCRPFDSARQGFVYGQGAAAIVIEAPRPGCRAYARLIGHGQRLDGAGGAGPSAEGQAAAMRAALAMGETDAAEVDYVNAHATGSLLGDRVEADALAEVFGGPGPLVNTTKPLTGHCLSGSGMQELVATLLQMRHGFVHPNRGLTHPLSTSVRFAGRVAQDHTITVAMTNSVAFGGINACLLLRQPGGQDE; the protein is encoded by the coding sequence ATGACGACGGTCTCCCCGCACCAGGTGGTGATCACCGGAGCGGCCGTCGTGAACACGCTCGCCGACGACCTGGCCTCCTTCACCGAGGCGCTGCGGCAGGGGCGTACCGCCATCACGGTCCGTGACGGTGACCCGCCGGTCGCGGGTGCGTGGCTGACCGACTTCTCGGTCGCGCAGTGGGCTGCCAGAGCCGCCCCCGACGCCGCCGGCGCGCTGCGGGCGGCGACCCGCCGCTGCGCGCCGCCGGCGACGACGGCGGCCTGCGTCGCGCTCGCCGCGTGCCGCGACGCGGGCCTGTCACCGGAGCGCATCTCGGCTGCGGCCCTGGTGGTGGCGGGCAACAACCTCGCCCTGGCCTACCACAGCGGCGCGTGGTCGCAGTTCCGCGACGATCCGGGCCAGACCCGGGCGACGCACGTGCTGCGCTACCCCGACTCCGACACGATCGGCGTCGTCAGCGAGGTGCTGGGCCTGCGCGGAGAGGGCCTCACCGTCGGCGCGGCGTCGGCGAGCGCCGCCGTCGCGGTCATCGCCGCCGCCCGCCTGATCGCCGCCGGCACGGTCCGGACCTGCGTGGTGGTGGCACCGCTCGCGGAGCTGTCGGAGCTGGAGTTCGCGGCGTTCATGCAGGCCGGAGCGATGGCGTCCCCGCAGGCCGGGGTGCCGCCGGCCGAGCTGTGCCGCCCCTTCGACAGCGCCCGGCAGGGCTTCGTCTACGGCCAGGGCGCCGCCGCGATCGTGATCGAGGCACCCCGGCCCGGATGCCGTGCCTACGCCCGCCTGATCGGCCACGGCCAGCGCCTCGACGGCGCGGGCGGTGCCGGTCCCAGCGCCGAGGGGCAGGCGGCGGCGATGCGGGCGGCCCTGGCGATGGGCGAGACGGACGCCGCCGAGGTCGACTACGTCAACGCCCACGCCACCGGTTCGCTGCTGGGCGACCGGGTCGAGGCGGACGCGCTCGCCGAGGTGTTCGGCGGTCCCGGCCCGCTCGTCAACACGACCAAGCCGCTGACCGGCCACTGCCTGAGCGGTTCGGGAATGCAGGAGCTGGTGGCGACCCTGCTGCAGATGCGGCACGGTTTCGTCCACCCCAACCGGGGGCTGACCCACCCCCTCTCCACCTCGGTGCGTTTCGCCGGCCGGGTCGCGCAGGACCACACCATCACCGTGGCGATGACCAACAGCGTGGCCTTCGGCGGCATCAACGCCTGCCTGCTGCTGAGGCAACCGGGAGGCCAGGATGAGTGA